A stretch of Episyrphus balteatus chromosome 2, idEpiBalt1.1, whole genome shotgun sequence DNA encodes these proteins:
- the LOC129911093 gene encoding synaptic vesicle glycoprotein 2C-like isoform X1 produces MPTNHGFEESQEIPELVVNQDKAIPAVQNEKVYTFDEALAQTKVGIFHYFLQLVSGICLMTAVVEITGMSVVMPFISRDIPSTTAEKGYLASAGFLGVVMSSHAVGFLSDTWGRAKTMRTTLSISFITSIMSVFSFNIWMLIVLRFLTGFIMSASQGSIFNLVGEFHSSKTRAKYVTMLSMFSQLAMIFMPAVAMGILPLKLNTEVFGLQFESWRLLMLIFSFMRTFALIGLFILPETPKFVLVHGNHDKAIGILQMMYSKNTRKPKYEYPVRRIASEGRGDSLKNVHGVKGAFELIWNQTVPLFNKSRILHTMNICVMMFLISAISHGAYMWFPTILKQQIADSANGLSTCEIMHLASNESVNVTQIEEVSSEVVIDTAMFKVLITIGAVFSVTYFFLSLIINAVGKRKLLFALIVFPGLSCLALQFVISVPWAIVTLTVLMSLSNCIGIVGTMAFEFFPPNVSGMGMSLIMMIARIGSAAGSSVFGLMIYVNCDMLFYISFGLCMFLLILSILLPSNEKKIHTVNS; encoded by the exons AAATCCCTGAATTGGTGGTCAATCAGGACAAAGCAATTCCCGCAgttcaaaatgaaaaagtttacaCATTTGATGAGGCACTCGCTCAAACTAAAGTTGGgatatttcattattttcttcAGTTAGTTAGTGGAATATGTTTGATGACAGCTGTTGTAGAAATCACTGGTATGAGTGTAGTTATGCCTTTTATAAGTCGTGATATTCCTTCAACAACTGCTGAAAAGGGTTATCTAGCTTCAGCAGGATTCCTAGGAGTTGTTATGAGTTCACATGCTGTTGGATTTCTCTCTGATACTTGGGGACGAGCCAAGACGATGCGCACAACTTTGTCAATAAGTTTCATAACAAGTATCATGTCAGTATTTTCGTTCAATATCTGGATGCTTATTGTGTTGAGATTTTTGACCGGATTCATTATGTCAGCAAGTCAAGGAAGTATATTTAATTTAGTTGGAGAATTTCACAGTAGTAAAACACGAGCGAAATATGTTACAATGTTGTCAATGTTTTCTCAACTTGCAATGATTTTTATGCCTG CTGTAGCAATGGGAATTCTACCACTAAAACTTAATACCGAAGTTTTTGGCTTGCAATTCGAATCATGGCGTTTGTTAATGTTAATTTTCTCTTTCATGAGAACATTTGCTTTGATTGGACTTTTTATATTGCCTGAAACTCCGAAATTCGTACTTGTTCACGGTAATCATGATAAAGCAATTGGAATACTTCAAATGATGTATTCGAAAAATACTAGAAAACCGAAATATGAATATCCGGTACGTCGTATTGCTTCAGAGGGCAGAGGAgatagtttaaaaaatgttcatggTGTTAAAGGAGCTTTTGAACTTATATGGAATCAAACAGTTCCACTGTTTAATAAGAGTCGAATACTGCATACGATGAATATTTGTGTGATGATGTTTTTGATAAGTGCTATTTCACATGGAGCTTATATGTG GTTTCCAACaatattaaaacaacaaattgcTGATTCTGCAAATGGCCTCTCAACTTGTGAAATAATGCACTTAGCATCCAATGAGTCTGTAAACGTAACACAAATTGAAGAAGTATCTTCAGAAGTTGTAATAGACACAGCGATGTTTAAGGTCCTTATAACTATTGGAGCAGTCTTTTCTGTAACCTATTTCTTTTTATCACTCATCATTAACGCAGTTGGAaagagaaaattattat TCGCATTGATCGTTTTCCCAGGATTAAGTTGTTTGGCATTACAATTTGTGATTAGTGTACCATGGGCAATTGTTACTTTGACAGTTTTAATGAGCTTAAGCAATTGTATCGGCATTGTTGGTACAATGGCTTTTGAATTTTTCCCACCAAATGTTAGTGGCATGGGAATGAGTTTGATTATGATGATTGCACGAATTGGATCAGCGGCGGGAAGCAGTGTATTCGGATTAATGATCTATGTAAATTGTGAtatgttattttatatttcttttggcttatgtatgtttttgttgATATTGTCAATTTTATTACCAAGTAATGAGAAGAAAATACATACTGTTAATAGTTAA
- the LOC129911093 gene encoding synaptic vesicle glycoprotein 2C-like isoform X2, which produces MTAVVEITGMSVVMPFISRDIPSTTAEKGYLASAGFLGVVMSSHAVGFLSDTWGRAKTMRTTLSISFITSIMSVFSFNIWMLIVLRFLTGFIMSASQGSIFNLVGEFHSSKTRAKYVTMLSMFSQLAMIFMPAVAMGILPLKLNTEVFGLQFESWRLLMLIFSFMRTFALIGLFILPETPKFVLVHGNHDKAIGILQMMYSKNTRKPKYEYPVRRIASEGRGDSLKNVHGVKGAFELIWNQTVPLFNKSRILHTMNICVMMFLISAISHGAYMWFPTILKQQIADSANGLSTCEIMHLASNESVNVTQIEEVSSEVVIDTAMFKVLITIGAVFSVTYFFLSLIINAVGKRKLLFALIVFPGLSCLALQFVISVPWAIVTLTVLMSLSNCIGIVGTMAFEFFPPNVSGMGMSLIMMIARIGSAAGSSVFGLMIYVNCDMLFYISFGLCMFLLILSILLPSNEKKIHTVNS; this is translated from the exons ATGACAGCTGTTGTAGAAATCACTGGTATGAGTGTAGTTATGCCTTTTATAAGTCGTGATATTCCTTCAACAACTGCTGAAAAGGGTTATCTAGCTTCAGCAGGATTCCTAGGAGTTGTTATGAGTTCACATGCTGTTGGATTTCTCTCTGATACTTGGGGACGAGCCAAGACGATGCGCACAACTTTGTCAATAAGTTTCATAACAAGTATCATGTCAGTATTTTCGTTCAATATCTGGATGCTTATTGTGTTGAGATTTTTGACCGGATTCATTATGTCAGCAAGTCAAGGAAGTATATTTAATTTAGTTGGAGAATTTCACAGTAGTAAAACACGAGCGAAATATGTTACAATGTTGTCAATGTTTTCTCAACTTGCAATGATTTTTATGCCTG CTGTAGCAATGGGAATTCTACCACTAAAACTTAATACCGAAGTTTTTGGCTTGCAATTCGAATCATGGCGTTTGTTAATGTTAATTTTCTCTTTCATGAGAACATTTGCTTTGATTGGACTTTTTATATTGCCTGAAACTCCGAAATTCGTACTTGTTCACGGTAATCATGATAAAGCAATTGGAATACTTCAAATGATGTATTCGAAAAATACTAGAAAACCGAAATATGAATATCCGGTACGTCGTATTGCTTCAGAGGGCAGAGGAgatagtttaaaaaatgttcatggTGTTAAAGGAGCTTTTGAACTTATATGGAATCAAACAGTTCCACTGTTTAATAAGAGTCGAATACTGCATACGATGAATATTTGTGTGATGATGTTTTTGATAAGTGCTATTTCACATGGAGCTTATATGTG GTTTCCAACaatattaaaacaacaaattgcTGATTCTGCAAATGGCCTCTCAACTTGTGAAATAATGCACTTAGCATCCAATGAGTCTGTAAACGTAACACAAATTGAAGAAGTATCTTCAGAAGTTGTAATAGACACAGCGATGTTTAAGGTCCTTATAACTATTGGAGCAGTCTTTTCTGTAACCTATTTCTTTTTATCACTCATCATTAACGCAGTTGGAaagagaaaattattat TCGCATTGATCGTTTTCCCAGGATTAAGTTGTTTGGCATTACAATTTGTGATTAGTGTACCATGGGCAATTGTTACTTTGACAGTTTTAATGAGCTTAAGCAATTGTATCGGCATTGTTGGTACAATGGCTTTTGAATTTTTCCCACCAAATGTTAGTGGCATGGGAATGAGTTTGATTATGATGATTGCACGAATTGGATCAGCGGCGGGAAGCAGTGTATTCGGATTAATGATCTATGTAAATTGTGAtatgttattttatatttcttttggcttatgtatgtttttgttgATATTGTCAATTTTATTACCAAGTAATGAGAAGAAAATACATACTGTTAATAGTTAA
- the LOC129911094 gene encoding synaptic vesicle glycoprotein 2A-like: protein MAASSIFSITAMLLPILAWGIINQSWSISLPFIGIVYKPWRLLILVCGSIGLFAGLIMMLFPESPKFLLSKGKTDEAIDVLKKMHKWNVRSGDLQISEITADEEDIQVQNDTSLESSSLLRVFLQTVWNQTIPLFQKTLLIPTILICTIQFWMCVGIYGIFMWYPIITDSMVSSMSHNSQNVSSICDAVYAKQAETLAIDKNVQHCTEKLEDRTFIFSIMMEFFFGMGYVVIGILVQKVQKKHILFATLIIFGTCGVLTNLINDKTFSLITFNMFFISGIGIQLLCGITIELYPTHLRAMAICISVMFGRLGGVAGASITGLMMASNCEMTFYIAGTGLIVSGFLTLLIPKKENEKTVESVVE from the exons ATGGCAGCTTCTTCTATCTTTTCTATCACAGCAATGTTATTACCAATACTTGCCTGGGGTATTATTAATCAGAGTTGGTCAATTTCTCTACCTTTTATTGGAATAGTCTACAAACCGTGGAGACTTTTAATATTAGTTTGTGGAAGTATTGGATTGTTTGCTGGTCTAATCATGATGCTGTTTCCCGAAAGTCCGAAATTTCTTTTATCAAAAGGAAAAACAGACGAGGCTATTGATGTCTTaaagaaaatgcataaatgGAATGTTAGAAGTGGAGACTTACAG aTAAGTGAAATCACTGCTGACGAAGAAGACATACAAGTACAAAATGATACTTCATTGGAAAGTTCGAGTCTTTTAAGAGTTTTTCTACAAACAGTATGGAATCAGACTATACCACTTTTTCAAAAGACTTTACTAATACCTACTATACTTATTTGTACAATTCAATTTTGGATGTGCGTTGGTATTTATGGAATCTTTATGTGGTACCCTATCATTACTGACAGCATGGTGAGCTCAATGAGTCATAATTCCCAAAATGTATCGAGTATTTGTGATGCTGTTTATGCTAAGCAAGCTGAAACTTTGGCGATAGATAAAAACGTTCAA cACTGCACTGAAAAACTTGAAGATCGAACATTTATTTTCTCTATTATGATGGAATTCTTTTTCGGAATGGGTTATGTCGTCATTGGAATTTTGGTACAAAAAGTTCAAAAGAAACATATTTTAT ttgctacattaattatttttggaaCTTGTGGAGTATTGACAAATTTGATCAAcgataaaacattttctttaatTACATTTAATATGTTCTTTATATCAGGAATCGGAATTCAGCTTTTATGTGGAATAACAATCGAATTGTATCCGACACATTTGAG agCAATGGCAATTTGTATTTCGGTGATGTTTGGCCGATTGGGTGGTGTTGCTGGAGCAAGTATTACTGGTTTGATGATGGCTAGTAATTGTGAGATGACATTTTATATTGCGGGAACTGGATTGATTGTGTCGGGTTTCTTAACGCTTTTGATAccgaaaaaagaaaatgaaaagacGGTAGAAAGTGTAGTTGAATAA
- the LOC129911095 gene encoding synaptic vesicle glycoprotein 2C-like → MDSTNRSKISKSAIPFSEALEKTGFGIFNYVLIILGGLLLTCNYYETAVASFILPAAGCDLELTNQEKGILSAIGYIGIIVSSHFWGFLADTKGRRYVILPAILISTTVSVLSSFSNTFWLLVLLRFLNGFFVSGASATVYAYVGEFHTDHSRTRVIMASSCVFSIGCMLLPCIAWAVINQSWSLPIPFLGVVYKPWRLYIVACACPGILSAIIIMFYPESPKFLMSIGKNEEALKILRKIHKWNKGSGDFQIREIIFDEDTSSLKNASTKSSSFIVIFFQTMWRQTAPLLQKGLILSTVLACTIQFWIFVTLHGMAIWFPYTVHNMVEFRKNNPGNSSSICDVIYAKEFQLENERKQGIDNVNECNEQFENQTFILHILIEFFYGMGFFVIGFLVNRVKKTHILFFVLFVFGSCGIWINFIYNTTLALLVYNMLFLAGVGIQVTSEIVVDLYPTYLRAMALCISLMFGRLGGVFGAYIVSWLLTTNCELTFNIAGVSLMLSGLLTFLIPKVKTFDKNDP, encoded by the exons ATGGATTCGACAAATAGGAGTAAAATAAGCAAAAGTGCTATTCCATTTTCCGAAGCTTTGGAAAAAACTG GCTTCGGAATATTCAACTATGTCCTAATAATCCTCGGTGGATTGCTATTGACATGTAACTATTATGAAACTGCTGTTGCTAGTTTTATACTTCCAGCTGCAGGATGTGACTTAGAACTGACAAACCAAGAAAAAGGCATATTATCAGCTATTGGATATATTGGAATAATTGTCAGTTCacatttttggggatttttagCGGACACAAAAGGCAGACGATATGTTATTTTACCTGCAATTTTGATAAGTACAACAGTATCTGTAttgtcaagtttttcaaatacattttgGTTGCTTGTTCTTCTAAGatttttaaatggattttt tGTTTCTGGTGCATCAGCAACTGTCTACGCATATGTTGGAGAGTTTCATACAGATCACTCAAGGACTCGTGTAATTATGGCATCGTCATGTGTTTTTTCTATTGGATGTATGCTATTGCCCTGTATAGCTTGGGCAGTTATTAATCAAAGTTGGTCTTTGCCAATACCTTTTCTTGGAGTAGTCTACAAACCGTGGAGACTTTATATAGTAGCTTGTGCATGTCCAGGAATTCTCTCTGCAATTATCATAATGTTTTATCCTGAAAGTCCGAAATTTCTCATGTCTATTGGCAAGAACGAGGAAGCTCtaaagattttaagaaaaatacataaatggaaCAAAGGAAGTGGAGATTTTCAA ATACGTGAAATTATATTTGATGAGGATACATCATCATTGAAGAATGCCTCAACCAAAAGTTCcagttttattgtaatttttttccaaacaatGTGGAGACAAACTGCACCACTTTTACAAAAAGGTTTAATCCTTTCGACTGTTTTAGCTTGTACAattcaattttggatttttgtcaCTCTCCATGGAATGGCAATTTGGTTTCCCTACACAGTTCATAATATGGTGGAGTTTAGGAAAAATAATCCAGGCAATTCATCTAGTATTTGTGATGTTATTTATGCTAAGGAATTTCAATTGGAAAACGAACGAAAACAGGGTATTGATAac gtcaatgaatgcaatgaacaatttgaaaatcaaacttttattctacacattttgattgaatttttctATGGAATGGGATTCTTTGTTATTGGTTTTCTAGTTAATAGAGTTAAAAAAACTCATATTCTTT tttttgtattatttgtttttggaagttGTGGAATTTGGATAAATTTCATCTATAATACAACTTTAGCTTTACTCGTATATAATATGCTATTTTTAGCAGGAGTTGGAATTCAAGTTACAAGCGAAATTGTGGTAGACTTGTATCCTACATATTTAAG gGCTATGGCACTTTGCATTTCTTTGATGTTTGGTCGATTGGGTGGTGTATTTGGAGCTTATATAGTTTCCTGGCTTTTGACAACTAATTGCGAGTTGACTTTCAACATTGCTGGAGTGAGTCTCATGTTATCGggacttttaacttttttgattccGAAAGTAAAAACTTTTGATAAAAACGATCCGTAA